A genome region from Oryzias latipes chromosome 2, ASM223467v1 includes the following:
- the LOC101155750 gene encoding gastrula zinc finger protein XlCGF7.1-like, whose product MSESESTGKNPRKASLVKKHKQSPKGKRSTFIELGKRKGIAHNLSIHMRTESERPYVCQECGISFDHWSQVTIHMRTHTGEKPFSSKECDSCFHDVSSLEIHMRNHTGEHTFYCKECDTSFSHISSLRRHMRNHTGDKPFSCKECDKSFSRKSHLKRHMRSHTGEKSFACEECDKSFSEISDLKRHMRTHTGEKSFVCEECGKSFGEIASLKKHMRTHTGEKPYPCKECNTSFSRKSHLKTHMTTHTGEKPFTCKECDTSFSQTSSLKTHMRTHTGEKPFSCKECDKRFSQSYNLKKHMRTHTGEKPFSCKECDKSFSCKSHLKRHMITHKAEKPF is encoded by the coding sequence ATGTCAGAAAGTGAGTCTACTGGAAAAAATCCCAGAAAGGCATCTTtggttaagaaacacaaacaatctcCAAAAGGAAAAAGATCCACCTTTATAGAGTtgggtaaaagaaaaggaattgCACACAATTTGTCAATCCACATGAGAACCGAGTCTGAAAGACCTTATGTCTGTCAAGAATGTGGTATAAGCTTTGATCACTGGTCTCAAGTCACAAttcacatgagaactcatacaggagaaaaaCCCTTTTCTTCTAAAGAATGTGATTCATGTTTTCATGACGTATCTAGTCTCGAAATACACATGAGAAATCATACAGGAGAGCACACCTTTtattgtaaagaatgtgatacaaGTTTTAGTCATATATCTAGTCTCAGAAGACACATGAGAAATCACACAGGAGATAAGCCTTTCTCTTgcaaagaatgtgataaaagttttagtcgTAAATCTCATCTTAAAAGACACATGAGAAGTCATACAGGAGAGAAGTCTTTTGCTTGtgaagaatgtgataaaagttttagtgaAATATCTGATCtaaaaagacacatgagaactcacacaggagaaaagtcTTTTGTTTGTGAAGAATGTGGTAAAAGTTTTGGTGAAATAGCTAgtctcaaaaaacacatgagaactcacacaggagagaagccttacccttgtaaagaatgtaacaCAAGTTTTAGTCGTAAATCTCATCTTAAAACACACATGAcaactcatacaggagagaagccttttacttgtaaagaatgtgatacaaGTTTTAGTCAAACATCAAGTCTCAAAActcacatgagaactcatacaggagagaagcctttttcttgtaaagaatgtgataaaagattTAGTCAAAGTTATAATCTCAAAAagcacatgagaactcacacaggagaaaagcctttttcttgtaaagaatgtgataaaagttttagttgcAAATCTCATCTTAAAAGACACATGATAACTCACAAAGCAGAGAAACCTTTTTGA